A stretch of Cherax quadricarinatus isolate ZL_2023a chromosome 24, ASM3850222v1, whole genome shotgun sequence DNA encodes these proteins:
- the LOC128690764 gene encoding peroxisomal N(1)-acetyl-spermine/spermidine oxidase isoform X2, with translation MRQGVHHMRQSVHHMRQSVHHNMVVSHLTQCYMVMWLVWAATLPTSASLPDVKLSSSDSSSWVSETVPHLSHGTTSGPTSGVEHNVTLDQLTKAAPVHNDSSGTDYRESVGTDEKNSDRVPLAIGIANREDRVLQDARDQNGDFMDRGTQSVVGDQDEACRSVEGGEVGCYTSGYIPKKLRQQPWERRLSLNTHGRMLNLNEEMRGARQQGTLEDIGKEPGAKVDLYQDAQPEKDDVEEYEKGKREIVEQTGDGTDNNFDEQVEENTREGVAMNEEVAEEQAEDVHVNDKTETAPEGETGTTEINKKTKEKMITLAEKWNGKGTEDDSLEEFNPEVVEYKLQRIMDYYNPELQGATNHEEQRSSVSLWRYLLNYVTGSWQDPPPTDQEPDIEKEEKHPCDGLPGDYNHWLLKSVLMEVVVVGGGVAGLAALKTLTDLNIKDLILLEATSRLGGRIKTLRHSNWVMDEGPDVIEGSDGNPIYKIAQELDTLGEPRTHIVMDDSVVTSHGEKVPLRTVEHHASIIQQLRHDVSQGALQDYYGRSLGDFYAHRFKELWSRESDADDRKASMYILHQEVSNKFGVNSWFNMSARDADNFISLGQDYTWKGGMDGLIQYLMDEIPQQQVRLLSPVCKVFWEISSRKNILVVTADGSSYLTDYLIVTLPLGVLRERHLETFVPALPNTFSRALQGVQSGAVNRISLGWVMPWWGNKPFSMQIFWKDYYFPKEMEWVSSIVQIRSLPHHQGQLEMTLTGEASLVMEKLDPETIISHLVTFLRTINRDFIVPLPLFFHRSRWCHNLWSRGSYQSFMTNTEASHHLQDRSALTPKLINAKGQQSLFFGGEHSSSDRYGTVDGALLSGARAAHWVVEEHIRRSTKLG, from the exons ATGAGGCAGGGTGTGCACCACATGAGGCAGAGTGTTCACCACATGAGGCAGAGTGTGCACCACAACATGGTAGTGTCACACCTCACTCAATGCTACATGGTAATGTGGTTAGTGTGGGCCGCCACACTACCCACCTCAGCCAGTCTACCAG aTGTGAAGCTGTCTTCATCGGATTCTAGCTCCTGGGTCAGTGAGACAGTCCCTCACCTCAGCCATGGTACTACTTCAGGTCCAACGTCTGGCGTAGAGCATAATGTCACGCTGGATCAGCTGACGAAGGCTGCACCTGTCCATAATGATAGTTCAGGCACAGACTACCGAGAGAGTGTCGGAACTGATGAAAAGAACAGCGACAGAGTACCTCTGGCTATAGGAATTGCAAATAGGGAGGACAGAGTTCTTCAGGACGCTAGGGATCAAAATGGTGACTTCATGGATAGAGGAACTCAATCGGTGGTGGGGGACCAAGATGAAGCGTGCAGGAGTGTAGAGGGAGGTGAAGTCGGGTGTTACACGAGCGGTTACATCCCTAAGAAACTGAGACAACAGCCCTGGGAACGCAGACTCTCCTTGAACACACACGGGAGAATGCTAAACCTGAACGAGGAGATGCGGGGGGCAAGGCAACAAGGAACCTTGGAAGATATTGGGAAAGAACCAGGAGCAAAAGTGGATTTGTATCAAGATGCACAGCCAGAAAAAGATGATGTTGAAGAATATGAAAAAGGAAAACGTGAAATAGTGGAACAAACCGGTGATGGTACCGACAATAATTTCGACGAACAGGTGGAAGAAAATACCAGAGAAGGGGTTGCAATGAACGAAGAAGTGGCAGAGGAACAAGCCGAAGACGTACACGTGAACGACAagacagaaacagcaccggaagGAGAAACAGGAACCACAGAGATCAACAAAAAGACAAAAGAAAAGATGATAACGCTGGCCGAGAAGTGGAACGGCAAGGGCACTGAGGATGACTCACTGGAGGAGTTCAATCCTGAAGTGGTCGAGTACAAACTCCAGCGCATTATGGACTATTATAATC CTGAGCTGCAGGGAGCCACCAACCACGAGGAACAACGCTCCAGTGTCAGCTTGTGGCGATACCTGCTCAACTACGTCACTGGCAGCTGGCAAGATCCACCACCCACGGACCAAGAGCCTGATATTG AAAAGGAGGAGAAGCACCCATGTGATGGCCTCCCCGGAGATTACAACCATTG GTTGTTAAAGTCAGTATtgatggaggttgtggtggtgggtgggggcgtGGCTGGCCTGGCAGCCTTAAAAACCCTCACTGACCTCAACATAAAAGATCTCATCCTCCTGGAAGCAACCAGTCGTCTTGGTGGCCGTATCAAGACACTCAGACACT CTAACTGGGTGATGGATGAGGGACCCGACGTTATTGAGGGGAGTGACGGGAACCCAATATACAAGATAGCCCAGGAGCTGGACACCTTGGGAGAACCTCGAACACATATTGTGATGG ATGACTCTGTGGTGACAAGTCATGGAGAAAAAGTTCCACTGAGGACGGTGGAGCACCATGCAAGTATCATCCAGCAGCTAAGACATGATGTCAGCCAGGGAGCACTGCAAGACTATTATGGCAGGTCACTGGGTGACTTCTACGCTCACAG GTTTAAAGAGCTATGGAGTAGAGAGAGTGATGCAGATGACAGAAAAGCTTCAATGTATATCCTCCATCAG GAAGTGAGCAACAAGTTTGGGGTGAACAGCTGGTTCAACATGTCTGCCAGAGATGCTGACAATTTCATCAGCCTTGGACAAGACTACACGTGGAAGGGTGGCATGGATGGTCTTATTCAGTACCTGATG GACGAGATTCCTCAGCAGCAGGTACGACTGCTAAGTCCTGTGTGTAAAGTGTTCTGGGAGATATCTAGCAGGAAGAATATCCTGGTGGTGACAGCTGATGGTTCCTCATACCTCACTGACTACTTGATTGTCACCTTGCCTCTGGGTGTGCTCAGAGAAAGACATCTTGAAACCTTTGTACCTGCACTTCCCAATACTTTCTCCAGAGCCCTCCAG GGTGTGCAGTCAGGTGCTGTCAACAGGATATCTTTGGGTTGGGTGATGCCGTGGTGGGGAAATAAGCCTTTTAGTATGCAGATCTTCTGGAAGGATTACTATTTTCCAAAGGAAATG GAATGGGTGTCAAGTATTGTGCAGATAAGGAGCTTGCCTCATCACCAGGGTCAACTGGAGATGACATTAACAGGGGAAGCCTCTTTGGTAATGGAGAAGCTGGATCCCGAGACTATCATCTCTCATCTGGTCACTTTTCTCAGGACCATAAACAGGGATTTTATTGTGCCACTCCCTCTATTTTTTCACAG GTCTCGCTGGTGTCACAACCTATGGTCACGTGGCTCCTACCAGTCCTTCATGACCAATACAGAAGCCTCACACCACCTCCAGGATCGTAGTGCTTTGACTCCAAAGCTCATCAATGCTAAAGGCCAGCAG TCCCTGTTCTTCGGAGGTGAGCACTCATCAAGTGATCGATATGGAACTGTTGATGGAGCCTTGCTGTCAGGGGCACGAGCTGCTCACTGGGTGGTGGAAGAACATATCAGAAGATCCACTAAG CTCGGCTAG
- the LOC128690764 gene encoding uncharacterized protein isoform X1, which translates to MRQGVHHMRQSVHHMRQSVHHNMVVSHLTQCYMVMWLVWAATLPTSASLPDVKLSSSDSSSWVSETVPHLSHGTTSGPTSGVEHNVTLDQLTKAAPVHNDSSGTDYRESVGTDEKNSDRVPLAIGIANREDRVLQDARDQNGDFMDRGTQSVVGDQDEACRSVEGGEVGCYTSGYIPKKLRQQPWERRLSLNTHGRMLNLNEEMRGARQQGTLEDIGKEPGAKVDLYQDAQPEKDDVEEYEKGKREIVEQTGDGTDNNFDEQVEENTREGVAMNEEVAEEQAEDVHVNDKTETAPEGETGTTEINKKTKEKMITLAEKWNGKGTEDDSLEEFNPEVVEYKLQRIMDYYNPELQGATNHEEQRSSVSLWRYLLNYVTGSWQDPPPTDQEPDIEKEEKHPCDGLPGDYNHWLLKSVLMEVVVVGGGVAGLAALKTLTDLNIKDLILLEATSRLGGRIKTLRHSNWVMDEGPDVIEGSDGNPIYKIAQELDTLGEPRTHIVMDDSVVTSHGEKVPLRTVEHHASIIQQLRHDVSQGALQDYYGRSLGDFYAHRFKELWSRESDADDRKASMYILHQEVSNKFGVNSWFNMSARDADNFISLGQDYTWKGGMDGLIQYLMDEIPQQQVRLLSPVCKVFWEISSRKNILVVTADGSSYLTDYLIVTLPLGVLRERHLETFVPALPNTFSRALQGVQSGAVNRISLGWVMPWWGNKPFSMQIFWKDYYFPKEMEWVSSIVQIRSLPHHQGQLEMTLTGEASLVMEKLDPETIISHLVTFLRTINRDFIVPLPLFFHRSRWCHNLWSRGSYQSFMTNTEASHHLQDRSALTPKLINAKGQQSLFFGGEHSSSDRYGTVDGALLSGARAAHWVVEEHIRRSTKKFRKGSKTSRIIPQNNKPVNYYEVFQNSTMFYHWNGTYSDSEYTSERQDKNKNAKVKSKKIKQERRRIKKIKQQIKRSQQLFKGQQHEPLKMAHHNEKHIITHVPQYVNFNNGSQLLTILPMNLVNGKLNQSVDDKSTKTTIVYTDKEAKIPVEGDISQLSRIIDALRLDDAESRGKSSSVPSPEIDIQTLIDHLNPEVDSKDKRHRQSKICTSNKCKSQRKTRRNKNNKKSKRKNKNKSETKQRSKKNKTKKKQQASEQELPSLQKNSHEHSHQIAAGDIKYSAPFRVDPSNIHFYHLYKNPNLHHGIHSSELFSNMYSKTGSPVHIFEVADTSKLPDTKPSVITSAYVKAENLKSQQQISGFDTYSSHHSLNLDPDRSQFNIASLSQRINAPQHGSIIQSFSSQLTPHLTSKTDTFPNLQNSQALIDHDSGVKIHPNQFTPSYITPNQQGPQMHSTSNQQSLSIQLNNPQNTARPLHITQNSNSIGNSNVYSQQNPDFKMSHIQASNTKITEGQTSGFTQQHNHQNFGPPSENRISGVFYGQIEKNNRQHVGQNSHQTFVDSLEKKIYPTEQLNTDTMYNIQKPSSLVEDQGSEKFSPDSFFTNEKFPQIYSGHDSKNDNIKTQPTLPFLYRIKLKRRQNKRRRNEIKKKRNKQRGNTLHKRTKVKPSQHRYINSDQPAPHSKSEKEMDDVGKVEKYNEEKLANSTVSLDNVGQNQKDLEKREYIVKNYPSNIQPLHLYSHFPVIHPLPYTGSLVKNYSTLLIPPRKVEFKEVTHKYSEMLNAEKQEVIPVLEAHNHSLSVPQQDKTKGDDIRTRPYSKLLQEYKITASEMLPLKGIINGQPVDEVEIKSLPGNNTSFTDMLKDKNSLSDKNKDVEDRQNLDATVKPVQEET; encoded by the exons ATGAGGCAGGGTGTGCACCACATGAGGCAGAGTGTTCACCACATGAGGCAGAGTGTGCACCACAACATGGTAGTGTCACACCTCACTCAATGCTACATGGTAATGTGGTTAGTGTGGGCCGCCACACTACCCACCTCAGCCAGTCTACCAG aTGTGAAGCTGTCTTCATCGGATTCTAGCTCCTGGGTCAGTGAGACAGTCCCTCACCTCAGCCATGGTACTACTTCAGGTCCAACGTCTGGCGTAGAGCATAATGTCACGCTGGATCAGCTGACGAAGGCTGCACCTGTCCATAATGATAGTTCAGGCACAGACTACCGAGAGAGTGTCGGAACTGATGAAAAGAACAGCGACAGAGTACCTCTGGCTATAGGAATTGCAAATAGGGAGGACAGAGTTCTTCAGGACGCTAGGGATCAAAATGGTGACTTCATGGATAGAGGAACTCAATCGGTGGTGGGGGACCAAGATGAAGCGTGCAGGAGTGTAGAGGGAGGTGAAGTCGGGTGTTACACGAGCGGTTACATCCCTAAGAAACTGAGACAACAGCCCTGGGAACGCAGACTCTCCTTGAACACACACGGGAGAATGCTAAACCTGAACGAGGAGATGCGGGGGGCAAGGCAACAAGGAACCTTGGAAGATATTGGGAAAGAACCAGGAGCAAAAGTGGATTTGTATCAAGATGCACAGCCAGAAAAAGATGATGTTGAAGAATATGAAAAAGGAAAACGTGAAATAGTGGAACAAACCGGTGATGGTACCGACAATAATTTCGACGAACAGGTGGAAGAAAATACCAGAGAAGGGGTTGCAATGAACGAAGAAGTGGCAGAGGAACAAGCCGAAGACGTACACGTGAACGACAagacagaaacagcaccggaagGAGAAACAGGAACCACAGAGATCAACAAAAAGACAAAAGAAAAGATGATAACGCTGGCCGAGAAGTGGAACGGCAAGGGCACTGAGGATGACTCACTGGAGGAGTTCAATCCTGAAGTGGTCGAGTACAAACTCCAGCGCATTATGGACTATTATAATC CTGAGCTGCAGGGAGCCACCAACCACGAGGAACAACGCTCCAGTGTCAGCTTGTGGCGATACCTGCTCAACTACGTCACTGGCAGCTGGCAAGATCCACCACCCACGGACCAAGAGCCTGATATTG AAAAGGAGGAGAAGCACCCATGTGATGGCCTCCCCGGAGATTACAACCATTG GTTGTTAAAGTCAGTATtgatggaggttgtggtggtgggtgggggcgtGGCTGGCCTGGCAGCCTTAAAAACCCTCACTGACCTCAACATAAAAGATCTCATCCTCCTGGAAGCAACCAGTCGTCTTGGTGGCCGTATCAAGACACTCAGACACT CTAACTGGGTGATGGATGAGGGACCCGACGTTATTGAGGGGAGTGACGGGAACCCAATATACAAGATAGCCCAGGAGCTGGACACCTTGGGAGAACCTCGAACACATATTGTGATGG ATGACTCTGTGGTGACAAGTCATGGAGAAAAAGTTCCACTGAGGACGGTGGAGCACCATGCAAGTATCATCCAGCAGCTAAGACATGATGTCAGCCAGGGAGCACTGCAAGACTATTATGGCAGGTCACTGGGTGACTTCTACGCTCACAG GTTTAAAGAGCTATGGAGTAGAGAGAGTGATGCAGATGACAGAAAAGCTTCAATGTATATCCTCCATCAG GAAGTGAGCAACAAGTTTGGGGTGAACAGCTGGTTCAACATGTCTGCCAGAGATGCTGACAATTTCATCAGCCTTGGACAAGACTACACGTGGAAGGGTGGCATGGATGGTCTTATTCAGTACCTGATG GACGAGATTCCTCAGCAGCAGGTACGACTGCTAAGTCCTGTGTGTAAAGTGTTCTGGGAGATATCTAGCAGGAAGAATATCCTGGTGGTGACAGCTGATGGTTCCTCATACCTCACTGACTACTTGATTGTCACCTTGCCTCTGGGTGTGCTCAGAGAAAGACATCTTGAAACCTTTGTACCTGCACTTCCCAATACTTTCTCCAGAGCCCTCCAG GGTGTGCAGTCAGGTGCTGTCAACAGGATATCTTTGGGTTGGGTGATGCCGTGGTGGGGAAATAAGCCTTTTAGTATGCAGATCTTCTGGAAGGATTACTATTTTCCAAAGGAAATG GAATGGGTGTCAAGTATTGTGCAGATAAGGAGCTTGCCTCATCACCAGGGTCAACTGGAGATGACATTAACAGGGGAAGCCTCTTTGGTAATGGAGAAGCTGGATCCCGAGACTATCATCTCTCATCTGGTCACTTTTCTCAGGACCATAAACAGGGATTTTATTGTGCCACTCCCTCTATTTTTTCACAG GTCTCGCTGGTGTCACAACCTATGGTCACGTGGCTCCTACCAGTCCTTCATGACCAATACAGAAGCCTCACACCACCTCCAGGATCGTAGTGCTTTGACTCCAAAGCTCATCAATGCTAAAGGCCAGCAG TCCCTGTTCTTCGGAGGTGAGCACTCATCAAGTGATCGATATGGAACTGTTGATGGAGCCTTGCTGTCAGGGGCACGAGCTGCTCACTGGGTGGTGGAAGAACATATCAGAAGATCCACTAAG AAATTTAGAAAAGGAAGCAAAACAAGCAGAATTATTCCTCAAAATAATAAGCCAGTCAACTACTACGAAGTTTTCCAAAACTCTACCATGTTTTACCACTGGAATGGGACTTACTCTGACTCTGAATATACCAGTGAGAGacaagataaaaataaaaatgccaAGGTGAAAAGTAAAAAAATTAAacaagaaagaagaagaataaagaagATAAAACAACAGATAAAACGTAGCCAGCAACTGTTCAAAGGCCAACAACATGAACCATTAAAGATGGCCCATCATAATGAAAAACATATTATTACACACGTGCCACAATATGTGAATTTTAATAATGGAAGCCAGTTGCTCACTATCTTGCCTATGAATCTTGTGAATGGAAAGTTAAATCAATCTGTGGATGACAAAAGTACAAAGACTACCATTGTCTATACTGATAAAGAAGCTAAAATTCCAGTTGAAGGAGACATTTCTCAGTTGTCAAGAATTATTGATGCTCTGAGGTTGGATGATGCAGAATCGAGAGGTAAAAGCAGTAGTGTGCCATCACCTGAAATAGATATTCAAACTCTTATAGACCACCTTAATCCTGAAGTTGATTCAAAAGACAAAAGACATAGACAAAGCAAAATTTGCACCTCAAACAAATGCAAAAGTCAAAGAAAAACTAGAAGaaataaaaacaacaaaaaaagtaaGAGAAAGAATAAAAACAAAAGTGAAACTAAGCAAAGGAGCAAGAAGAACAAAACTAAGAAAAAACAACAGGCATCAGAGCAAGAGCTCCCTTCCCTGCAAAAAAATAGCCATGAGCATTCACATCAAATTGCTGCTGGTGATATAAAATATTCAGCTCCATTTCGTGTTGACCCTAGTAATATTCACTTTTATCATTTATATAAAAATCCAAATCTTCATCATGGAATTCACTCATCTGAACTATTTAGTAATATGTATTCCAAAACTGGTTCTCCTGTACATATCTTTGAAGTAGCTGACACATCTAAATTACCCGATACTAAACCATCAGTTATAACAAGTGCTTATGTCAAGGCTGAAAATCTAAAATCACAACAACAAATATCAGGTTTTGATACATATTCCAGTCATCACAGTCTGAATTTGGACCCAGACAGAAGCCAATTCAACATTGCTTCCCTTTCACAGAGGATAAATGCTCCACAACATGGTTCAATTATCCAGTCTTTTTCTAGTCAGTTGACTCCCCATTTAACATCAAAGACAGATACATTTCCAAATCTCCAAAATTCTCAGGCACTAATTGATCATGACTCGGGGGTAAAAATACACCCAAATCAATTTACTCCATCTTACATTACTCCTAACCAGCAAGGCCCTCAAATGCACTCAACATCCAATCAACAAAGCTTGAGCATACAGCTAAATAATCCTCAAAACACAGCAAGGCCTCTGCATATAACACAAAATAGCAATAGCATAGGAAATAGCAATGTTTATAGTCAACAAAATCCAGACTTCAAAATGTCTCACATTCAAGCTTCTAATACAAAAATAACTGAAGGCCAAACTTCAGGTTTTACACAGCAACATAATCACCAAAACTTTGGACCTCCATCTGAAAATCGCATTTCAGGTGTCTTTTATGGTCAAATTGAAAAAAACAATCGGCAACATGTAGGACAGAATTCACACCAGACATTTGTGGATTCACTCGAAAAAAAAATTTATCCCACTGAACAATTAAACACAGATACAATGTATAATATTCAAAAACCAAGTTCCCTGGTTGAAGATCAAGGAAGTGAAAAATTTTCACCTGACAGTTTTTTTACAAACGAAAAATTTCCTCAGATATATTCTGGTCatgatagtaaaaatgataacATTAAAACACAACCTACACTTCCATTTTTGTACAGGATAAAACTTAAAAGACGACAAAATAAAAGGCGAAGAAATGAgataaaaaagaaaagaaataagCAGAGAGGCAATACACTACATAAAAGAACAAAAGTTAAACCTAGTCAGCAtagatatattaacagtgaccaGCCTGCCCCTCACAGTAAGTCAGAGAAGGAAATGGATGATGTGGGCAAAGTAGAAAAATATAATGAAGAAAAATTAGCTAACTCCACTGTGTCACTAGATAATGTAGGTCAAAATCAGAAAGATTTAGAAAAGCGTGAATATATAGTGAAGAATTATCCTTCAAATATTCAACCATTACATCTTTACTCCCACTTTCCTGTTATACACCCATTGCCTTATACTGGATCCCTTGTAAAAAACTACAGTACTCTCTTAATTCCTCCCAGAAAAGTGGAGTTCAAAGAAGTTACTCATAAATATTCAGAAATGCTTAATGCTGAGAAACAGGAAGTGATCCCTGTATTAGAAGCTCACAACCATTCCCTCTCAGTTCCTCAGCAAGACAAAACTAAGGGTGATGATATCCGTACACGCCCATATTCTAAACTCCTTCAGGAATACAAGATAACAGCTTCTGAAATGCTGCCCTTAAAAGGGATAATAAATGGTCAACCTGTAGATGAAGTGGAAATTAAAAGTTTGCCAGGTAATAATACATCATTTACAGATATGCTGAAGGACAAAAATTCTTTGTCTGATAAAAACAAAGATGTAGAAGACAGGCAAAATTTGGATGCAACAGtaaaaccagttcaagaagaaacATAA